A stretch of DNA from Candidatus Tiamatella incendiivivens:
TTGTATCAGGACCAAACTCCAAAATAATTACGTCTAATATATTTCTTGCTAATTCTCTCATTAGTTTTAGCATCCATCTTGGAACATGGCCTGAGTGAAGTGGTAGATCAGCTATTCCAGTCATACTTAAATGCGCTCCAACATTACCGTTGTTTTAAGTCTAATTTACTGGATTAATATATGAGGGGGATAAAGTTTATCCCTTTATTCTGTAAAATATGTCTATTAATTTTTATTTTTTTGGACAATAATTAACAATTAGGGGATAAAAATGGTTCTTCTTAAGAAACAGAGAAAGATTCCTCTTAAAGTCGAAGACATAATGTCTGTACCTCCAATTACAGCACCAGAAGACGTTACAGTCAGTGACGTATCACATTTAATGTATGAGAATAGAATAGGATCCGTTCTTATAGTTGATAATCAGGGTAAGCTAATTGGAATTGTAACTGAGAGGGATATCACTCACGCTTGTGCAATGGGTATTCTTGGAAAGGAAACCAAAATCTTCGCAATTATGACCGAGAATCCTATAACCACAACTCCTCAAGAATCAATCGAAGAGGCTTTCAAAAAGATGAAAACCGGAAATATACGGCACTTACCTGTAGTCGATGAAGAAGGAAGACCTATCGGAGCATTATCGATGCGTGACATTACAGATGCACTATTTAGTTTCATATTAGTACTATTCTAATCTTTTTTACACTTCAATATTCCATACATCACCAGGGTTTAATACCACTACCTTTACACCAGGAGCTTTTTCTTTTACTAGATTCCTAAACTCTTCAGGTGTTCCATATAGTACCGGGAACGTCTTGTAGTGCATTGGAATAGCTACCTTAGGCTTAATCATGTCAACGGCGTATGCAGCCTCTACAGGGTCCATTGTGAAATGGCCTCCTATTGGTAGGATTGCTATATCGGGTTTGTAAATTTTCCCAATTAATTCCATTTCAGATGCTATACTAGTATCTCCTGCATGGTATATAGTAGCCTCTTTGCCCATAACTATAACTCCAGTGGGTGATCCTATCGGGGAACTATGGTTTGCTGGAACGAAAGCTGCTTTCAGCCCATCCAATAGGACAGGGCCTCCCATGTTTGCTCCTATCCCTCTTCCCGTATCGCCTAGTTTCTCCGCAATGTAGTTAGCTAATTCGAAGATTGCGACGACCTTCGCTTCAGGATTATTCTCCATTATTTCGATTGTATCACCAACATGATCGTCATGCCCGTGTGTTAGTATGATATAATTAACGTTCTCCAGATTAGAAGGTTCCTCTACTTTCATAGGATGAGTTAGCCAAGGGTCGATCAGTATCTTTTTACCATCCAAGTAGAGCTCAAAAGCCGAGTGACCATAGTATTTGAGGTATCCCATTTCATGCACCACCTCCAATATGATTTGTTCCACCATGTTATAGTAGCATTGAATTGTTTTAAGCTAATCTCATAGTATTCTTATATTACCCCAGAATGCATACGTCAAGATTTTGGTGTTAGAGCTTGGTTTCGAGGGTTACTTTCGTCAGGGTTTTGAAAAAACTGTCCTCAAGAAAAGTTAAGTATGTAGTTATAGGGGACTCTGTATTACACATAGCGACCGGAGGCTCGTCTATGGGAAACGACATAGACCTATTCGTTTTTCAACCCGATTTACTGGCTGAGGAGGAGTTTTACCATAAGCTTGCAGATGAATTAGGGTGGAGTGTTGGCCAGACATGGTTGGGTACTCCAAAGCTTATTGCCAGAGAAGTCGGTGAGAGTGTTGATGTCGACTTATACACTAACCTATTCGATTTCTTCATCTCACCTGAACTTTTAAAGACAGCTAGCCGTGTTAGAATCAATAATTTCAGGGTTAAAGCAATGGAACCTGAGGCTTATCTTCTTCTAAAGGCAAAGTTCGCTGATGCGTCTAAAATGAAGGAGTTGAAATCTTTTTTTGGTAGCCGGGGTTTTAATCAGAGGAAAATAGAGGAATACCTTAAGCTTATGCCTAGAGAAGATGAACGTGTAGTTAGAAGGAAACTCAGAGATATAGGGTTCAACGTTTAGATTACTTCTTGAACCCCGCTCCTTTCTTCTTAGGTCTCAAA
This window harbors:
- a CDS encoding CBS domain-containing protein, translated to MVLLKKQRKIPLKVEDIMSVPPITAPEDVTVSDVSHLMYENRIGSVLIVDNQGKLIGIVTERDITHACAMGILGKETKIFAIMTENPITTTPQESIEEAFKKMKTGNIRHLPVVDEEGRPIGALSMRDITDALFSFILVLF
- a CDS encoding nucleotidyltransferase — its product is MVSRVTFVRVLKKLSSRKVKYVVIGDSVLHIATGGSSMGNDIDLFVFQPDLLAEEEFYHKLADELGWSVGQTWLGTPKLIAREVGESVDVDLYTNLFDFFISPELLKTASRVRINNFRVKAMEPEAYLLLKAKFADASKMKELKSFFGSRGFNQRKIEEYLKLMPREDERVVRRKLRDIGFNV
- a CDS encoding metal-dependent hydrolase; translation: MGYLKYYGHSAFELYLDGKKILIDPWLTHPMKVEEPSNLENVNYIILTHGHDDHVGDTIEIMENNPEAKVVAIFELANYIAEKLGDTGRGIGANMGGPVLLDGLKAAFVPANHSSPIGSPTGVIVMGKEATIYHAGDTSIASEMELIGKIYKPDIAILPIGGHFTMDPVEAAYAVDMIKPKVAIPMHYKTFPVLYGTPEEFRNLVKEKAPGVKVVVLNPGDVWNIEV